The sequence TCACTTTGTTGCGTATAACTGTACCATATACAAAAAGATTGATTTATGCCTAGTGGTTGTGCtaaacatatttaataaaaagtagaaaaagacTCAATGTAGACCCAAAAAAGTGTCCCAAAGTAACCAAAGACCCTAGAGTACCCAAATCAGAAGACTTAACATAGATTTTTATTGCAGACCAGAGCACTGCTTTAAAATTACAGcctttgtaaatattttgtatattgaAGCCTGTAGAGCTTGAGGGAAGAACTTGTCActttttgtagaatcatagaatggtttgggttggaagagatctagttccaacctctctgctgGGGACCAGGGATAacttccactagatcaggttgctcaaagccccattcagcctggccttgaacacttcctCAGATGGGGCATCAACAACTTCTCCGAGCAACAAAATGTACCTGTGTGCACAGCAGTCAGTAAACCAGTATGAGAAGAAAAGGGTACATCAAATCATTGAGCTTATGACTGTCAGGTGTAGAGACTAGTTGTAGCTGCTCTCACCAGCACTAGAAGTCCTACAAGCAATCAGAGTTGCACTCAGCGCTAAGATAGCATGATGACGTTTGTTGCAGGATTGATCTGGAAACTATTCTGTTGACCTTAAATAAGGGTTTGTAAGCACAAATACTTTGCAAACTGAAAGCTGATTCAGAACTGCTCTCAAAGTAATGTTGGCATGGTCTACGTTGCAGTTTGGCTAACAAATTCCACTGTTTGTAAGGTCTCAGCTATAAGAAATGGAAATACCAAAACAAGGCAAATGAGGCATATACAATTAATTTTAACACAATGTAAGGCTATTCCTATATTTCTTCCTGaatttccacattttccttATCAGTAACATAAAGTGAGGTCTTGTTTTTCTAGAATCTGGCATGAATGGGAAATTGACAACAACACGTTTGTTGGAATGTGGATGAGGGAAGGAGACTCATGTGAAACCAAGAACAGACAGACAAAGGTATAATAACAAAATACCTAGATTATGTTAATCTGGACATCCTGACTCTGCAGATACTTGTGTCACTCTACAGATTGAAACATTCCAATCTGGAAGAGTTCATAGTTCAAGGtataatataaaacaaagatgGATTTCTGTAGCAGCTAGGTGAATGGATGGAAGTAGTCAGAATTTTACCCCGATTTTAGATACTAAGTTTACTTAGGTACTCTTGTTGATGActttcaactcttttttttttttccaaactgcttGTCTATTGTGCTTAAGAACATCCAGCAAAAAcgagggaacagaattaggcAGTTAAGAACAGTATGCCAGGAAGCTAAGCAAGCCAAGTTCAGAGAGCATGCAGGGAGAATTAAGGAAGGAATACAAtaaatggaaatggaagagaaaacaactaATTAGCAACAGATTGTGGTATGAGTGCAGTtcaaagaaaaagtagaaattccTGTTTTGtcaagcatttaaaatgttgcttttcacTTTCAAACACTCTGTGCCAAAAAACTGCTCAACTAGAAGGGTTAGGAAGGATGTTTGAGATTTGCTCAATGTGCAGCACATGATTTGTGCAAGTCCTTGGTCATTTTGTTCattaaagtttttcttttccaccttcCGTTTCAGTGCTACACAGTTTTAAGGATGCAGTTAATTAAACCCCACGTTTCCTGGTGACATAGATGACTGTCATGAAGGAGATCTAAAGATACTGTAGAGTTCAAAACGGGCTTGTTTTCTTGTGGAAGGTGCTTAGATATTACAATGATGATTGACAACATAATACTTGAGAGAGGTATCTATGATTGGAGAGAGTGGGAAGAGATAAGGGGCAAAATATCTTGGCCAAGGTTAGAATGTTCTTTACTGTGACTGAGGTGCCTTGTTAACATGTTTATTTCCATTGGGACTACAGAAGGAGTTACTACTCTTGTGTGACTTTTGATATTGTTATTCAGATCTTTCACTGGCATTTAGTTTTGAAGAGACTGGTGCCAAAAGTCTAAAGATTGAAACCTGCTTATAGTGACCAGATGGCTTTTGTTCTCTGGAACAGTAAAAAGAGGATCCTGACATCTAGCACAATGGTCAgaactaagatttttttttttttttttaatgaattctgCTTATGTTGGAGGAGGTTCTACAGGGTGTCCTATTCACCCTCCTTTTTACTCTCATTCCTTCTGGACCTATGGTGCTTGGGAGACCAGAGGAAAATGGTAGATGAGGATCATTTCCCATTACAAGAAGGCATTTTCCTGTGTTCGAGAAAgtaacttaatttttaatgtgctAGCTATGATTTCCTTTCTATTGGTGAAGGCACAGGAAGCTTTGAGACAACACTATACATAGAAAAGCCTCCGTTAACCTTCGAAGACAGGAAATTGTTTGTCACCTCTTTAATGTGAACTTGTTTCATTCAcctttgtttttactgatgTTTAGGTTCATCTTGTTTGTGGAAAGAGCAATAAATTGGCTTATGTGTCTGAGCCAAGTACTTGTGTCTACTCCCTCACATTCGAGACTCCTCTTGTGTGCCATCCCCACTCTCTTTTGGGTAAGATTTAGAAAGTCATTTTTGTATGAAGAACCTGGCTTAATACACCAATTTTAGAATGTACATTTTTAGGTCTTTTAAGTTTGTAAGCTGATTTCAAAGAGAATTACATGTAATACATAATGCTAACTGCATTTAAATCCCTATCATTGTTGCAGATAtgtttttctcaaataaatTGTCATTACTAATAGAGAACCAGCGAGTGATACTTGTTGGTTTCTTGAACTAGCCATAGGAATCAGCCCTGCAGTATCTGCTCATttatgtacattaaaaaaaaaagaaattactttcaaCAAAGAAATATGAGACCTTCTAGTTGGAAATAAGAGAAACTTGGTTGGTGGCATTCTCCAGAAACATTAAGTCAGTGAAGTGGAATTTAAGTTCAAAGCCAACTCTTGAAAGCTGCATGTGTGCTACTAGAAAACCACTTAACTAATAAAGGACGTGGTTTGCCTTCCGTTTTTTCAGTTTATCCGACTCTGACTGAAGCACTACAGAGGAAATGGGATGAAGCAGAGCAATCTCTGTATGATCAGCTAATAACTGAGCAGgtttgttaatttttttgagCTCTATTTGTTAAAGAACAGTTATTGTCAAATAGCTCAACCTGGCTTCTGCAGTTTCTCCTCTTGGAAtggatgtatttattttgccattGGCAAATAGTACTTTTTGTGCTCCTTAATTGCTATATATATCAATTGataattgtaatttttttttttacagtgaagcTTGAGGAATTAGGGCAAGGTACAGGCAGATGAGTGTCAGGTAGATTTATTTATAATAACcttagaatttttcttttgtagggttacaaaaaaatactgaaagagaTTTTTGAGGAAGCGGGGCTtctgaaagcaacagaagaaaaggaagctgagAAACAGAGTAAGAAAATAAGTCTGAAATTTGAAACAGTGGAGAAGTGCAATAAGGTATAGAGTACAATATTTacaatttgaaattaaattgcCACCTTTTTACTGTATGATTCATGACATAACCTCCATGTTATTATGTATCCTTGGAGAGTGAGAGCacctttttgtattttcctttcttaggAATACAAGaaactttctgaagaaataaaaatccttaaaGATTTATTAAGTCAGCACAATATTGCATACAAAGGAAGTTCTGGTGagttttttgtcattcttttccACTATTTTCTATTTAGAATGAGTATACCCAGTTGTCTTTGGTTACAGCAAAGATTAAGTAATCATATATACAGGTAAAATTCAATAAACAGAGATTTTAAAGCATGCCTAGGTCTCGATTCCTGTACGGGGGGACTTCTTTTGCTTCCAGAAAGTCTCTTGATGACTTCACATTTGAgctttgtttaaatatatacatatatatacttctACTGCTATTATAGTTGAAGGTTGTCTCCAATACTTAATGTGCCAAAGAAAATCGGTGTTAAAGAATTCATAGCACATAAGCAGATTTTATGTAACCTTGCTTTATGCATAGTCAGCCACATGGGTTTCTTCAGCAACACTTGAAatgttctctgtttctttttgaattgttttcattcttcGTTAGTCACCTCTTTTCCCCTGCTTGATTTCTGTTAGATAAACATCTCGTGTagttctgagaaaaaaagactgttgGGTGCTGGCTATGAAGAAGCAAAGTTTATCTGGATTAATTTCAgactttattttcctccattcCTTCTAATCCATCATGCTGATTATTACACAAGCTGTTTATCTGAGGACTATTTAATATCCctgcatatatatgtacagCTCGCACATTCAGAATTGGCACCTCAAGAAACCAACAAGCCTTTGAGCAACATACTAACTTCTTCCTGTTTTGAGGAAGTTTCTTTTAACTTGGTGACTTTCTCTTCTAGGaaaattttcataaaatgttttatttgcatgttttagCTGTGTAACTCATGCGGTATTTCTGCCAGCCTACGTGGTAGcttatttaatttttgcagATTAGAACTTTAATCGAAAGAACTCACGGCTTACTCTAGCTGACTTATTTCAAAACTATTCAATGAATTCtgtgacaaaaatatttgtgtttaaatgTGGAAATAACTGATGTCTTTAACTGAATATTACAGCTGAAAACACCAGTGTTGAACAAGTGAATCACAAATGGGGGACTGCAGAGACAACTGTTCTTAACGCGTCAACGAATGCTGAACATCTGCGTGGTGATGCTGGGATTTAGAGTAACACTGTGTGAAGGAACTTAAGTGGCAAACAGCAATTTGATACGGAACGTCAAGCAAGTTGAATGTGTATCGTGACACTATGATGATTTACCTTTTGTGAGTACTCTTGACTTACTCCGTTTCTGCCCTGAAGCAAAGGGAACGGTGGAATGTCAGTGCCATTTACTGACGCCAGTTGGCGAGTTTTGTTAAACACTGGTGAGAGCTCTTTGAGGCTGCTGTGGAGCCAAGGTTTACGGAGTCTGTCTCCATTCTcagctttgttattttctttgatcaAGCGTGGTAACAGGCAGTGTAAATACAAAACAGCCCCAGAGCGGTGCTCTGAGGTGTTGTATGAAAGGTACTGGGCAGTATTCAGAATGTGTTATTTCACCTGTATGCTAAACTAAGGGGTTCCATAGCAGACTGtagcaaaatgaatgaataaatggTGCGGGAGGAGCACAGAGCGAGCGCATCCAGCTCCGCTCAGAGGCCGGTGTGATCTGTGGGTAAGCTGACTGCTGTTTAGGATCTGaaggagagctgctctgaaaacacCCGACTGTTACAGAAGAGTAGCCGTGTGAGTACGTGGCAGTTCTCTGTGTAACGGAATAAAACGCCCTGTTCTCCCCTAACCTGCGGAAACGTTCTTGTGGAAGCCGGCGGCACCCGGCACGGCCTCCGCGGTGCCGCTTCCCCCCGCTGCCACCTCCCACGCGCCCCCGCTTCCGGCCGTTGCCTCTCGGCAGCGCTCGAGCGCCCCCCTGAGGCCGACTCGCGCATGCTCACCGCGTGCGGCGCCGAGGTCGCACTTCCGCTTCCGGGCGGCGCGGGGAGGAGAGCGGAGCAATGAGTTGGGCGCGGGCCGGCTGGCGGTGAGGCGGAGGGCGCGGCGCAGGGGACTGGGCGCCGGCAGTCCCGCACCTCTGACTCGCGTGTCTTTGCAGGGCGCGGTGCACCTTGCGCCTGCCCGGCCCCCGGAGGTGGCtggcggggcggcgggggcctGAGGGCGCAGCGCGCGCCGATCCAGAGGGCGAGGGAGCCATCCCCTTCTCTGCCAGCAAGGCCAGCCCGCGGGTGTGGAGCGTCAGCCAGTCTATGGGGAGTGACTACCAGAGGCCGTGGGTGAAGGTGCTGCCTCTCAGCCTGCTGTGCAGCGGGCTGTTGCTGTGGTGCGCGTTTCGGGAAAAAACGGAGATTGACGAGCGACTGGAAGCCATATTCTCTGGTCAGATCGTGGACCCTTTTGATGCGGCACAGCAAAGCAATGCGCCTTCGCAGCTACAGAAGGAGAGATGATGAGCACAGCCGTGGTGAAGGAGCTGCCGAAGGTTCGCTGGTGTTCAGCTGGTTAAAGGCTGCTCTGA comes from Numida meleagris isolate 19003 breed g44 Domestic line chromosome 13, NumMel1.0, whole genome shotgun sequence and encodes:
- the C13H16orf91 gene encoding protein CCSMST1 isoform X2; its protein translation is MMIYLLARCTLRLPGPRRWLAGRRGPEGAARADPEGEGAIPFSASKASPRVWSVSQSMGSDYQRPWVKVLPLSLLCSGLLLWCAFREKTEIDERLEAIFSGQIVDPFDAAQQSNAPSQLQKER
- the C13H16orf91 gene encoding protein CCSMST1 isoform X1 yields the protein MSWARAGWRARCTLRLPGPRRWLAGRRGPEGAARADPEGEGAIPFSASKASPRVWSVSQSMGSDYQRPWVKVLPLSLLCSGLLLWCAFREKTEIDERLEAIFSGQIVDPFDAAQQSNAPSQLQKER
- the GNPTG gene encoding N-acetylglucosamine-1-phosphotransferase subunit gamma isoform X2, translated to MAAARLLLAVFVGAVLGLLASAGKMKIVEEPNTFGLNNPFLPQTNRLQPKMPPSAISGPAHLFRLAGKCFSFVESTYKYEFCPFHNVTQHEQTFRWNAYSGILGIWHEWEIDNNTFVGMWMREGDSCETKNRQTKVHLVCGKSNKLAYVSEPSTCVYSLTFETPLVCHPHSLLVYPTLTEALQRKWDEAEQSLYDQLITEQGYKKILKEIFEEAGLLKATEEKEAEKQSKKISLKFETVEKCNKEYKKLSEEIKILKDLLSQHNIAYKGSSAENTSVEQVNHKWGTAETTVLNASTNAEHLRGDAGI
- the GNPTG gene encoding N-acetylglucosamine-1-phosphotransferase subunit gamma isoform X1, with protein sequence MAAARLLLAVFVGAVLGEGVRALLGLSLRPSTCPLTVLCSAGLLASAGKMKIVEEPNTFGLNNPFLPQTNRLQPKMPPSAISGPAHLFRLAGKCFSFVESTYKYEFCPFHNVTQHEQTFRWNAYSGILGIWHEWEIDNNTFVGMWMREGDSCETKNRQTKVHLVCGKSNKLAYVSEPSTCVYSLTFETPLVCHPHSLLVYPTLTEALQRKWDEAEQSLYDQLITEQGYKKILKEIFEEAGLLKATEEKEAEKQSKKISLKFETVEKCNKEYKKLSEEIKILKDLLSQHNIAYKGSSAENTSVEQVNHKWGTAETTVLNASTNAEHLRGDAGI